A region from the Fusarium graminearum PH-1 chromosome 4, whole genome shotgun sequence genome encodes:
- a CDS encoding N amino acid transport system protein → MIPTTTTSVEAAANKKTKSKDAPRGQDPQDNNILSGPVAREDDDSTSEKMIGEVTEFEKRKILDGKAKFNRLGWKRLTIVLIVQAVALGSLSIPGAFATLGMVAGVICSVGIGIIAIYTSYIVGQVKIKYPHVEHYPAAGGLMFGRWGAEIFGAMVTFQLLLLTASHCLTGTIAFSTLTESNICSLVWGVVSAILLVLLAVPPSFAEVAILGYIDFVSIIAAIGITIIATGIRASDAPEPVNWSAWPKEDVTFAQAFIALCNIFFAYSFSISQFSFMDEMHTPTDYMKSIWTLGGLEIIIYTLTGALIYSFVGVDVKSPALLSAGHTVAKVAFGVALPVIFISGSINTTVAVRYIHGRVHENSIAKYINTPKGWISWLLLISIFTWIGFVIAEAIPFFSDLIAITSSLLNSGFTLYWPAVMWFMLLKKGKWYSRENILPAIVNLIIFIMGLVFLVAGTYSAVVDIIDQYDRGTVKNAFTCAPLG, encoded by the exons ATGATCCCCACAACTACTACCTCGGTCGAAGCCGCCGccaacaaaaagacaaagtccaagGACGCGCCTCGAGGACAAGACCCCCAggacaacaacatcctctCAGGCCCCGTCGCTCGTGAAGACGACGACTCGACCAGCGAAAAGATGATCGGCGAAGTCACCGAGttcgagaagcgcaagatcctcgatgGAAAGGCCAAGTTTAACCGTCTCGGCTGGAAGCGTCTCACCATCGTCCTTATCGTCCAGGCCGTGGCCCTCGGCTCGCTCTCTATTCCCGGCGCTTTTGCTACCCTCGGTATGGTCGCTGGCGTTATCTGTTCTGTCGGTATCGGTATCATCGCCATCTACACCTCATACATCGTCGGacaggtcaagatcaagtaCCCCCATGTCGAGCACTACCCTGCCGCCGGAGGTCTCATGTTTGGCCGTTGGGGAGCAGAGATCTTTGGCGCCATGGTCACTTTCCAGCTGCTCCTCCTCACAGCCTCACATTGCTTGACAGGAACCATTGCCTTTTCTACACTGACTGAGAGTAACATCTGCAGTCTTGTTTGGGGTGTCGTCTCTGCCATCCTGCTTGTACTTCTCGCGGTGCCTCCTAGTTTTGCCGAGGTAGCTATTCTGGGCTACATCGACTTTGTGTCCATCATTGCAGCCATcggcatcaccatcatcgccacTGGTATCAGGGCCAGCGACGCACCTGAGCCAGTCAATTGGTCTGCCTGGCCCAAGGAGGATGTCACTTTTGCGCAGGCCTTTATTGCGCTCTgcaacatcttcttcgcctaCAGCTTTTCCATCTCGCAGTTCAGCTTCATGGACGAGATGCACACACCTACCGACTACATGAAGTCCATCTGGACACTCGGCGGTTTGGAAATCATCATCTACACCCTCACCGGCGCTCTCATCTACTCCTTTGTTGGTGTGGATGTCAAGTCTCCAGCTCTCCTCTCAGCAGGCCATACAGTCGCAAAGGTTGCTTTTGGCGTCGCCTTGCCTGTCATTTTCATCAGCGGCTCTATTAACACAACCGTTGCCGTGCGTTATATCCACGGCCGAGTCCACGAGAATTCTATCGCCAAGTACATCAACACTCCCAAGGGATGGATTTCTTGGCTGTTGCTCATCAGCATCTTTACCTGGATCGGCTTCGTCATTGCCGAGGCTATTCCCTTCTTTAGCGACTTGATTGCCATCACGTCCAGTCTGCTAAACTCTGGATTCACGCTGTACTGGCCTGCTGTTATGTGGTTCATGTTGCTTAAGAAGGGTAAATGGTACAGCCGTGAGAATATCCTCCCAGCCattgtcaacctcatcatcttcattaTGGGTCTTGTATTTTTGGTTGCAGGAACCTACTCGGCAGTTGTCGATATT ATTGACCAGTATGATCGCGGAACTGTCAAGAATGCTTTCACATGTGCTCCTCTTGGCTAA